A single Mangrovimonas sp. YM274 DNA region contains:
- a CDS encoding pyridoxine 5'-phosphate synthase, with protein sequence MTKLSVNINKIATLRNSRGGDVPNVVQFAKDVQEFGAQGVTIHPRPDERHIRYQDVYDLKPVVYTEYNIEGNPIKQFVDMVLEVKPTQVTLVPDAEDAITSNAGWDTLKHKDFLVDVIAEFQRNGIRTSIFVDPVMAQIEGAKATGTDRIELYTEAYAHQYTLGNKDAIKPYNECAVLAHDLGLGINAGHDLSLDNIKFFKDNIPGLLEVSIGHALISESLYLGVENVIQMYLQRLK encoded by the coding sequence ATGACAAAATTAAGTGTAAATATAAATAAGATTGCCACCTTAAGAAATTCTAGAGGAGGCGATGTGCCTAATGTAGTGCAATTTGCAAAAGACGTTCAAGAGTTTGGGGCTCAAGGGGTGACGATACACCCAAGGCCGGATGAACGTCATATTCGCTACCAGGATGTTTACGATCTGAAACCTGTAGTTTATACGGAGTACAATATTGAAGGTAATCCAATAAAACAGTTTGTGGATATGGTTTTGGAAGTAAAGCCAACCCAAGTAACATTAGTGCCAGATGCTGAAGATGCCATTACCTCCAATGCGGGTTGGGATACATTGAAGCATAAAGACTTTTTGGTGGATGTTATTGCTGAATTTCAACGAAATGGCATTAGGACTTCAATTTTTGTAGATCCTGTTATGGCGCAAATTGAAGGTGCCAAAGCTACGGGAACCGACAGGATTGAACTGTATACCGAAGCTTACGCCCATCAATATACTTTGGGAAATAAAGACGCTATAAAGCCTTATAATGAATGTGCTGTGTTGGCCCATGACCTTGGTTTGGGCATCAATGCTGGTCACGATTTGTCATTGGACAATATCAAATTTTTTAAAGATAATATCCCTGGGTTATTAGAGGTATCGATTGGGCATGCATTAATCTCCGAAAGTTTGTATTTGGGAGTTGAAAATGTCATCCAAATGTATTTACAGCGCTTAAAATAA
- a CDS encoding DUF6089 family protein, translated as MRYLILFFLSMFLSQSLTAQIYEVGVFAGGSNFIGDVGATNYISPNAPAFGGILKWNRSPRHSFRFSLIYTDLEADDRKSDDPRRKERAFAFSNGLLEASAGMEFTFFDFNLHESGTHFTPYLYSGVSVAKHDNFYFLSNGDIVEEGTSSWAFGIPITLGIKTNITSSFILALEVGARYTFSDELDGSVPDFDNDSTLGFGNTNSNDWYVFSGITLTYTFGQKPCYCNF; from the coding sequence ATGAGGTACTTAATTCTCTTTTTTTTAAGCATGTTCCTTTCACAATCCTTAACCGCTCAAATTTATGAGGTTGGGGTATTTGCGGGAGGCAGTAATTTTATTGGAGACGTTGGAGCTACCAACTACATATCCCCAAATGCACCCGCTTTTGGAGGTATTTTAAAGTGGAACCGAAGCCCAAGACACTCCTTTAGATTTTCACTGATTTATACAGATCTTGAGGCTGACGATAGAAAATCGGACGACCCAAGGCGAAAAGAAAGAGCCTTTGCCTTTTCCAACGGACTCTTGGAAGCCTCTGCTGGAATGGAGTTTACCTTTTTTGATTTCAACCTACACGAAAGTGGCACACACTTTACCCCATACCTCTACTCTGGTGTAAGTGTAGCAAAACATGACAATTTTTACTTTTTGTCCAATGGGGATATTGTTGAAGAAGGCACGAGCAGTTGGGCCTTTGGAATTCCAATTACATTAGGTATCAAAACCAATATAACCAGTAGCTTTATTTTAGCTTTGGAAGTTGGTGCTCGCTATACCTTTTCAGATGAATTGGATGGTAGTGTTCCAGATTTTGACAACGATAGCACATTAGGATTTGGAAACACAAACAGTAACGATTGGTATGTATTTTCAGGAATAACCCTTACCTATACGTTTGGGCAAAAACCTTGTTATTGTAATTTTTAA
- a CDS encoding NAD kinase, producing MKIAIYGQFYNSNSSFCITTLLEFLKQQQAEVYVEKSFFDMLCNEHNMGINQCDTFSTLDSSYDLLISIGGDGTILRAITHVRDCDIPIVGINTGRLGFLATIQIEEIEQALTDILKGNYKISERILLSVTTKPENSDLVETNFALNEVAVSRKNTTSMITVETHLNNEYLTSYWSDGLIISTPTGSTGYSLSCGGPVIMPGAHNLVITPIAPHNLNARPFVIPDDTDIQLKVNGREDHYLISLDSRITTLHNSTLVSIKKAPFSIKMVELVHESFIDTLRKKLLWGEDKRN from the coding sequence ATGAAAATAGCCATTTACGGTCAGTTTTATAACAGCAATAGTTCCTTTTGCATCACTACCTTACTTGAATTTTTAAAACAACAGCAAGCCGAGGTTTATGTTGAAAAAAGCTTTTTTGACATGCTTTGCAATGAGCACAACATGGGCATCAACCAATGCGATACATTTTCTACCCTTGACAGTAGCTATGACCTACTGATAAGTATTGGTGGAGATGGTACCATTTTAAGAGCTATTACCCATGTGCGGGATTGCGATATCCCTATAGTAGGCATCAATACCGGCAGACTGGGTTTTTTGGCAACCATACAAATCGAGGAGATAGAACAGGCCTTAACCGATATTTTAAAAGGCAACTACAAAATATCTGAACGCATTTTATTGAGCGTTACCACAAAACCAGAAAACAGCGATTTGGTAGAAACTAATTTTGCATTAAACGAGGTAGCTGTAAGCCGAAAGAATACCACGTCCATGATTACGGTCGAAACCCACCTAAATAATGAATACCTAACCTCCTACTGGTCGGATGGACTAATTATTTCTACACCAACAGGATCCACGGGCTACTCATTGAGCTGCGGTGGACCGGTAATAATGCCAGGTGCTCATAATTTAGTCATTACCCCCATTGCACCACACAATCTCAATGCCAGGCCGTTTGTAATTCCGGACGACACAGACATACAACTAAAGGTAAATGGAAGAGAAGACCACTATTTAATTTCTCTGGATTCTCGAATAACAACCTTGCACAATTCTACTCTAGTTTCCATCAAAAAGGCACCCTTTTCCATAAAGATGGTAGAGCTTGTACACGAAAGCTTTATAGACACCTTGAGGAAAAAATTACTTTGGGGTGAAGACAAAAGAAATTAG
- a CDS encoding alpha/beta fold hydrolase, translating to MQLHSNIIGAGKPFIILHGFLGMGDNWKTLGKKFSEEGYEVHLVDQRNHGRSPHSDTFDYEVLTDDLKAYITSHQLSEVVLLGHSMGGKTAMLFAAKHPELVSKLIVADISPRFYPVHHDTILEGLSQLDFSAIANRGEADEALSRYITDFGIRQFLLKNLYWKEKGQLALRLNLEALKANVAEVGEALPVHAKFEKDTLFLRGDRSEYIALQDETLIKAHFPKAQIETVTNAGHWLHAENPKEFFEDVIKFLT from the coding sequence ATGCAGTTACATTCAAATATCATTGGTGCCGGTAAACCTTTTATTATCCTACATGGTTTTTTAGGGATGGGGGATAACTGGAAGACTCTGGGGAAGAAATTTAGTGAAGAAGGCTATGAAGTGCATTTGGTAGACCAGCGTAACCATGGCCGTAGTCCTCATAGTGACACTTTCGACTATGAAGTGCTTACTGATGATTTGAAAGCATACATTACATCGCACCAACTTTCCGAAGTTGTATTGTTAGGGCATTCCATGGGCGGGAAAACAGCTATGTTGTTTGCTGCAAAACATCCTGAGCTGGTATCCAAATTGATTGTGGCCGATATTTCCCCGCGTTTTTATCCTGTACATCACGATACCATTCTGGAAGGTTTGAGCCAATTGGATTTTTCTGCTATAGCCAATAGAGGTGAGGCCGATGAGGCCTTGTCGCGTTACATAACAGATTTTGGGATCCGTCAGTTTTTGTTGAAGAATTTGTATTGGAAAGAAAAAGGGCAGTTGGCCCTAAGGTTGAATTTGGAAGCATTGAAAGCCAATGTGGCGGAAGTTGGCGAAGCACTTCCTGTGCATGCTAAATTTGAAAAGGATACCTTGTTTTTGCGAGGAGACAGATCGGAATATATTGCATTGCAGGATGAGACTTTAATCAAGGCGCATTTTCCTAAAGCCCAAATAGAAACGGTAACCAATGCAGGGCATTGGCTGCATGCAGAAAACCCAAAAGAGTTTTTTGAGGATGTCATAAAATTCCTAACATAA
- a CDS encoding phage holin family protein, translating into MKLVIRILLSAVAVVILAKLLPGVEVVGFTSAIIVAIVLALLNAIVKPILVILTLPITIVTLGLFLLIINALIVLMASSFIDGFGVSSIWTAILFSVLLSILESILYSVLKDDN; encoded by the coding sequence ATGAAACTAGTTATCAGAATTTTATTGTCGGCTGTGGCCGTTGTTATTTTGGCAAAATTATTGCCAGGGGTTGAAGTGGTTGGATTTACCTCTGCCATCATCGTCGCGATAGTATTGGCTTTGCTCAATGCCATTGTAAAGCCCATCTTAGTTATTTTAACGCTCCCCATTACTATTGTTACCCTTGGTTTGTTTTTGTTGATAATCAACGCGTTGATTGTGCTTATGGCCAGTAGCTTTATCGATGGTTTTGGAGTGAGCAGTATTTGGACGGCCATTTTATTCAGTGTTCTCCTGTCCATACTGGAATCCATATTGTACTCTGTTTTAAAAGACGATAATTAA
- a CDS encoding CBS domain-containing protein — translation MPLEQYIINDIKPLSLNDKISDLKLLFNELTYSHIPVEDDTVYLGCISETDAHCFEGSKLISEVKYAIEGFFVRTHTNWLDVLEMFAQNDCNIMPVLDQNNTYLGYYELNDIINLFNETPFFSEAGGILIIEKGIQDYSFSEISQIVESNDSKLLGAFISKMDNDMVQITLKVGHGNLHNIMHTFRRYSYNIISGHEEDTYIENLKDRSEYLKKYLNI, via the coding sequence ATGCCTTTAGAACAGTACATAATCAATGATATTAAACCTTTAAGTTTGAATGATAAAATCAGTGACCTGAAATTATTGTTTAACGAGCTCACCTATTCCCATATTCCTGTAGAAGATGACACGGTATATTTAGGATGTATATCTGAGACTGATGCGCATTGCTTTGAAGGTTCCAAATTGATTTCGGAAGTTAAATATGCCATTGAAGGCTTTTTTGTACGTACGCATACCAATTGGCTAGATGTTTTAGAAATGTTTGCTCAGAATGACTGCAATATCATGCCTGTTTTAGATCAAAACAATACTTATCTGGGCTATTATGAACTCAATGACATCATCAATCTTTTCAACGAAACCCCATTTTTCTCGGAGGCTGGCGGCATTTTGATTATTGAAAAGGGGATTCAAGATTATTCTTTTAGCGAAATAAGCCAAATTGTTGAATCAAACGACTCGAAACTCTTAGGCGCTTTCATTTCCAAAATGGACAACGACATGGTCCAAATAACCCTAAAGGTTGGGCATGGTAACCTCCATAACATCATGCATACCTTCAGAAGATACAGTTACAACATTATTTCAGGACATGAAGAAGACACCTATATCGAAAACCTAAAGGACCGTTCTGAATACTTAAAGAAATACCTTAACATTTAA